A portion of the Malania oleifera isolate guangnan ecotype guangnan chromosome 3, ASM2987363v1, whole genome shotgun sequence genome contains these proteins:
- the LOC131151510 gene encoding uncharacterized protein LOC131151510 has protein sequence MAMVNKGNFNKQSTGQQIRERYYCTFCKIPGHSLERCFKANPNKPTCTHCQMSGHTADNCFKLHRYSTGYKGEGRNKPVMNLANANAAVGLEQEVLKDKSQMSLTQKQYNQLLALLKPVSSNQVFTPSANHVHAMVTPSFSNANTHKISSISLSLPNGEIVPVTHIGTVKVTNNLTLHNDLLTWTMIGMGEVSFSAFVSDNNEFFDLWHYRLGHSSYSQFDTDSKVYLDLYTEIEIKGNINLQNFCVMVETQFETKVKTIQSDNGDKDNLPDRNLSNTDSLPNPNKLSFAQNPVISIPTPVFSHSKDTVNPNIISEAEPMPVVSLDSQNNELISYQNDSRPEIEIRDNLHTPLPRKSTRIRRAPTHLQNYICQQSSFLLPSQALDKQKNQILPGKPSPLSASISYDKLSTPHKTFVTSITSHTEPKTYLEASTSSNWVEAMKTEIAALELNDTWVIMDLPPNKEPIGCKWVYKIKFLANGSIERYKARLVAKGYTQQEGLDYHETFSPVAKMVTVRTLLAIAAVKG, from the exons ATGGCTATGGTGAACAAAGGGAACTTTAACAAACAATCTACTGGGCAACAAATAAGGGAAAGGTATTACTGCACCTTCTGTAAAATTCCAGGACACTCTCTGGAGAGATGCTTCAAAGCAAATCCAAACAAGCCCACATGTACTCACTGCCAAATGTCGGGCCACACAGCAGACAATTGTTTCAAACTGCATCGATACTCAACAGGATATAAGGGAGAAGGGAGGAACAAACCTGTCATGAACCTGGCAAATGCAAATGCAGCAGTTGGTCTAGAGCAGGAGGTTTTGAAAGACAAATCTCAAATGTCACTGACTCAAAAGCAGTATAATCAACTTCTAGCCCTCCTGAAACCTGTCTCCAGCAACCAAGTCTTTACTCCCTCGGCTAATCATGTCCATGCCATGGTTACACCTTCATTCTCAAATGCAAATACTCACAAAATCTCTAGTATATCACTGT CCTTGCCCAATGGTGAGATTGTGCCTGTTACTCATATAGGAACAGTCAAGGTCACCAACAATCTTACACTGCATAAT GATCTTTTGACTTGGACAATGATTGGGATGGGTGAAGTAAG CTTTTCAGCCTTTGTCAGCGACAACAATGAATTTTTTGATCTCTGGCACTATAGATTAGGTCACTCCTCTTACTCTCAATTTGACACAGATAGCAAA GTGTACTTGGACTTATACACTGAAATTGAAATCAAAGGCAACATCAATTTACAAAACTTTTGTGTAATGGTAGAAACTCAATTTGAAACAAAAGTGAAAACCATTCAGAGTGATAATGGAG ACAAAGACAACCTTCCTGACAGAAATCTCAGCAACACTGATTCATTGCCAAATCCAAACAAACTAAGTTTTGCTCAGAACCCTGTTATTTCCATTCCCACTCCTGTTTTTAGCCACTCTAAAGACACTGTCAACCCCAATATCATTTCAGAAGCAGAGCCAATGCCTGTTGTATCACTTGATTCTCAAAACAATGAACTGATCAGTTATCAAAATGACTCCAGACCAGAAATAGAAATTCGTGACAACCTCCATACACCCTTACCCCGCAAATCAACCAGGATAAGGAGAGCTCCTACTCATTTGCAAAATTACATATGTCAACAATCAAGCTTTCTTCTCCCATCTCAGGCTTTGGACAAGCAGAAAAATCAAATCTTACCAGGTAAGCCCTCTCCCCTAAGTGCCAGCATATCTTATGATAAGTTATCTACACCACACAAGACCTTTGTGACCTCCATAACCTCACACACTGAACCTAAAACTTACCTAGAAGCCAGCACATCATCCAACTGGGTTGAGGCCATGAAAACTGAAATTGCTGCTCTTGAACTCAATGACACTTGGGTTATTATGGATTTACCTCCTAACAAAGAACCAATAGGctgtaaatgggtttacaaaatcaaatttctTGCTAATGGTAGCATAGAAAGATACAAGGCCAggcttgttgctaaggggtacaCACAGCAAGAGGGGTTGGATTATCATGAAACTTTTTCTCCCGTGGCAAAAATGGTTACTGTGAGAACCTTGTTAGCCATTGCAGCAGTAAAAGGGTAG
- the LOC131150799 gene encoding uncharacterized protein LOC131150799 gives MGGGGGKVEVVSTKGCSKLFLGFSSSLASLRGLQPTEPMSPSSSTVVSRPLVRASGPFSGLVICVTGLSKEARKQVMDATERLGGQYSPNLHPQCSHLVVQSFAGHKFEHALKHGSKNGLFIVTLGWFVDSVRRNIRLSESLYSVKSVGENGMHMDDLNQLVGLTNAENSCLPVGMRENAKLSKTTEEPQQQFSGRESKRSIGSTLSGHLMHVDSDICDELRSKVIEAAAREGATFVDQWFVGCSASYVVSEGPSMQKYLGHCNNLVTPLWILKTAKEKYIQRLIHMSADLARQVGTMLENFQDGITAGEMKGEKGRQVSLPIKSKTGHEERQEIVNLAKLGVRNRRGRRMQTCQTPIRPITPSSLLDSICWSISEPTSTASIYTDSLSVEDVSEHHTSIFFDAKGDGKESEASFASFSRLLTESEKAELIFRNHFLTILFPIDRFAEMGPSSRTFFSDKGFTCLQVLDHIHGFYQENMSAPEIEAAIHTDSRHADRLRSVYSSKETAVCGFVAFKRIDFLGSRRSFEMLKRVSGDNNSNVYELLIRA, from the exons ATGGGTGGTGGGGGCGGTAAAGTAGAGGTGGTAAGCACTAAAGGGTGTTCAAAGCTGTTCTTGGGGTTTTCATCCTCTCTTGCTTCCTTGAGGGGTCTGCAACCGACGGAACCCATGTCTCCTTCTTCCTCCACTGTTGTCTCCCGGCCCCTGGTCCGCGCGAGCGGCCCCTTCTCTGGTCTTGTTATATGCGTTACTGGTCTATCCAAAG AGGCGAGGAAACAAGTCATGGATGCAACAGAGAGATTAGGTGGTCAATACAGCCCTAATTTGCATCCTCAATGTTCCCATTTGGTGGTCCAG AGTTTTGCTGGACATAAATTTGAGCATGCTTTGAAGCATGGATCAAAAAACGGTCTCTTCATTGTCACACTCGGCTGGTTTGTGGATAGCGTTAGGAGGAACA TTAGATTGAGTGAATCACTTTACAGCGTTAAGAGTGTTGGAGAAAATGGTATGCACATGGATGACTTGAATCAGCTagttgggttgactaatgctgaGAATTCTTGTCTGCCTGTTGGCATGCGGGAAAATGCCAAACTATCTAAGACAACTGAAGAGCCACAACAACAGTTCTCTGGAAGAGAGTCTAAAAGAAGTATAGGATCAACTCTATCTGGTCACTTGATGCATGTTGATTCAGACATCTGTGACGAGCTGCGGAGTAAG GTTATTGAGGCAGCAGCTAGAGAAGGTGCCACATTTGTAGATCAATGGTTTGTTGGTTGCAGTGCAAGTTATGTAGTAAGTGAAGGACCTTCTATGCAAAAATATCTGGGTCACTGTAACAATCTCGTGACT CCACTGTGGATTCTGAAAACAGCCAAGGAAAAATATATTCAGAGGCTCATTCACATGTCTGCCGATTTGGCTAGGCAAGTTGGGACAATGCTTGAAAATTTTCAAGATGGCATTACTGCGGGG GAAATGAAAGGGGAAAAAGGTCGTCAAGTTTCTCTGCCTATTAAAAGTAAAACAGGCCATGAAGAAAGGCAGGAGATTGTGAATTTGGCTAAACTTGGGGTTAGAAACCGTCGTGGACGTCGTATGCAG ACGTGTCAAACCCCAATACGCCCAATAACCCCAAGCAGCCTTCTGGATTCAATCTGCTGGTCAATATCTGAGCCAACTTCAACTGCTTCTATTTACACAGACTCTCTGAGTGTCGAAGACGTTAGTGAACACCATACATCCATATTTTTTGATGCAAAAGGAGATGGCAAGGAATCAGAAGCTTCATTTGCTAGCTTTTCACGACTGCTTACAGAAAG TGAGAAAGCTGAGTTAATATTTAGAAATCATTTTCTTACTATACTCTTTCCAATTGACCGATTTGCTGAGATGGGGCCTTCTTCAAGAACATTCTTCAGTGATAAAGGCTTTACATGTTTACAGGTCTTGGAtcatatccatggattttatcAG GAGAATATGTCAGCTCCTGAAATAGAGGCGGCAATTCACACCGACTCAAGGCATGCTGACCGGCTCCGATCTGTGTATTCCAGTAAAGAAACAGCAGTGTGTGGTTTTGTGGCATTCAAACGAATTGATTTCTTAGGAAGTCGAAGAAGTTTCGAAATGTTGAAAAGAGTCAGTGgggataataatagtaatgtataTGAGTTGTTGATTAGAGCATGA